From a region of the Acidicapsa acidisoli genome:
- the fdhF gene encoding formate dehydrogenase subunit alpha, with protein MSILEVKHQSIPDQQGSSQHKFPAQKYSAFRPAPSELPREVEISVDGKYLRATEGELLVEAVLREREIPHICYHSPLMGPIQTCDTCMVEVDGKLVRSCGTNVTAGMKVVTESKRATDARAEAFDTILGNHLLYCTVCDNNNENCRVHNTAMALNIEHQETPFTPKPYEVDMSNPFYRYDPSECILCGQCVQACQTVQVNETLSIGWELDRPRVLWDGGMQIGGSSCVSCGQCVTVCPCNALMEKSMLGEAGYMSGMPKNALNKMIDVVKAIEPEMGYGAIMKVSETEAHMREARIKKTKTVCTYCSVGCSYDVWTKDRKILKIVPGKGDANEISTCVKGKFGWDFVNHEERLQSPLIREGDGFREASWEEALDLVSSRLSQIKAQYGPDSIAVIASSKTTNEEIFLMQKFGRQVIGTQNIDNCSRYCQSPATTGLFRTVGHGGDSGSFEDLVYSKAIVIVGANSAEAHPVLAARMKRAQKLFGSKLIVADPRENELARRADLHFRPRPGTDLVWLSAMSRYMFDHGYAKLDFLNQWVNNIEEYKKSLEPYTMEYASKVCEIPRETLEKLAQELAASETIAICWAMGVTQHIRGSDVSTAISNFLLTTGNYMHRGGGAYPLRGHNNVQGAGDMGAAPNYYPGYQAVNDPAVRAKFEKSWRVTLPPERGMDNHQMVDAAYEGKLRAMYIAGEDMISADSNANHVAGAFERLDFMVVQDIFFSETCRYADVVLPASPALEKDGTFTSTERRIQRLYQALPEIGDSRADWKITQEIARRMGADWNYLHPSEIMDELATLSPIHAGASYTRLEDYNTLQWPVAADGTDEPVLYLDGFPFPDKKARFHPVIFTEPFEQPDSEFDLFLNNGRQLEHFHEGNMTYRVNGIREETPERYIEISPELAQERGVESGRWVRITSRYGSIKIKALVTSRVKGNQIYVPLFSREGPVNVLTGSHADDATNTPAYKETAVRMELLKDKGSNPLMPLNFRYNAKPTPQMGVEVERKWKRKDYQLPGTTKLVNIQLLK; from the coding sequence ATGAGCATTCTAGAAGTCAAACACCAATCCATACCTGATCAGCAGGGATCCAGTCAGCATAAGTTCCCCGCGCAGAAGTATTCGGCGTTCCGGCCGGCTCCTTCCGAGCTGCCCAGAGAGGTTGAGATCTCCGTTGATGGAAAATATCTGCGCGCTACCGAAGGCGAGTTATTGGTCGAAGCGGTCCTTCGCGAGAGGGAAATTCCGCACATCTGCTACCATTCCCCTCTGATGGGTCCCATCCAGACCTGCGACACCTGCATGGTCGAAGTCGACGGCAAGCTGGTCCGCTCCTGCGGCACGAACGTCACCGCTGGCATGAAGGTGGTCACAGAATCCAAGCGTGCCACCGATGCGCGCGCCGAGGCCTTCGACACAATCCTCGGCAACCACCTGCTCTACTGTACGGTCTGCGATAACAACAACGAGAACTGCCGGGTCCACAACACGGCCATGGCGCTCAACATTGAGCACCAGGAGACTCCCTTTACCCCCAAGCCATACGAAGTGGATATGTCGAATCCCTTCTATCGCTACGATCCCAGCGAGTGCATTCTCTGCGGCCAGTGCGTCCAAGCCTGTCAGACCGTTCAGGTCAATGAAACGCTCTCGATCGGCTGGGAACTGGATCGGCCTCGAGTCCTCTGGGACGGCGGTATGCAGATCGGCGGCTCCAGTTGTGTCTCCTGCGGCCAGTGCGTCACAGTATGTCCTTGCAACGCCCTCATGGAAAAGTCCATGCTCGGTGAAGCCGGCTATATGAGCGGCATGCCCAAGAATGCTCTCAACAAGATGATCGACGTCGTCAAGGCGATCGAACCCGAAATGGGCTACGGCGCGATCATGAAAGTCTCCGAAACCGAAGCGCACATGCGCGAAGCACGCATCAAGAAGACCAAGACCGTCTGCACCTATTGCTCAGTGGGCTGCAGCTATGACGTCTGGACCAAGGACCGTAAGATACTCAAGATCGTTCCCGGAAAGGGCGACGCTAACGAGATCTCCACCTGCGTCAAGGGCAAGTTTGGCTGGGACTTCGTCAACCACGAAGAGCGCCTCCAAAGTCCCCTCATCCGTGAAGGCGACGGCTTCCGCGAAGCCAGCTGGGAAGAGGCCCTCGACTTGGTCTCCTCCAGGCTCTCCCAGATCAAAGCCCAGTACGGCCCTGACTCCATCGCCGTCATCGCCTCTTCGAAGACCACCAACGAAGAGATCTTCCTAATGCAGAAGTTCGGCCGACAGGTCATCGGCACCCAGAATATCGATAACTGTTCCCGCTACTGCCAGTCTCCGGCCACCACCGGCCTCTTCCGTACCGTTGGCCACGGCGGCGACTCCGGCTCCTTCGAGGACCTCGTGTACTCCAAGGCGATCGTCATCGTCGGCGCGAATTCCGCCGAGGCTCATCCCGTGCTGGCCGCCCGCATGAAGCGCGCCCAAAAGCTCTTCGGCTCCAAGCTGATCGTCGCAGATCCGCGCGAAAACGAACTGGCCCGCCGTGCCGACCTCCACTTCCGTCCCCGCCCAGGAACTGATCTCGTCTGGCTCTCGGCCATGAGCCGCTACATGTTCGACCACGGCTATGCCAAGCTCGACTTCCTCAATCAGTGGGTCAATAACATCGAGGAGTACAAGAAGAGCCTCGAGCCCTACACCATGGAGTACGCGTCCAAGGTCTGCGAAATTCCGCGCGAGACCCTGGAGAAGCTCGCGCAGGAGCTGGCTGCCTCCGAGACCATCGCCATCTGCTGGGCCATGGGCGTTACCCAGCACATTCGCGGCTCTGACGTGTCGACCGCCATCTCCAATTTCCTGCTGACCACCGGCAACTACATGCACCGGGGCGGCGGTGCATACCCGCTCCGCGGCCATAACAACGTACAGGGCGCCGGCGACATGGGCGCAGCGCCGAACTACTACCCCGGCTATCAGGCGGTCAACGATCCCGCTGTCCGCGCTAAGTTTGAAAAGAGCTGGAGGGTCACTCTGCCGCCGGAGCGCGGAATGGATAACCACCAGATGGTGGATGCCGCTTACGAAGGCAAGCTACGCGCCATGTATATCGCCGGCGAAGATATGATCTCCGCCGACTCCAATGCCAACCACGTCGCCGGTGCCTTCGAGCGGCTCGACTTCATGGTCGTGCAAGATATCTTCTTCAGCGAAACATGCCGTTATGCCGATGTCGTGCTGCCCGCCTCTCCGGCTCTCGAAAAGGACGGCACTTTCACCAGCACTGAACGCCGCATCCAGCGCCTCTATCAGGCTTTGCCTGAGATCGGCGACTCCCGCGCTGATTGGAAGATCACCCAGGAAATCGCCCGCCGCATGGGTGCCGACTGGAACTACCTGCACCCCTCCGAGATCATGGACGAGCTGGCTACCCTCAGCCCAATTCATGCGGGCGCAAGCTACACGCGCCTCGAAGACTACAACACCCTTCAGTGGCCCGTCGCTGCGGACGGCACCGATGAGCCTGTCTTGTACCTGGATGGCTTCCCCTTCCCCGACAAAAAGGCCAGGTTCCATCCCGTCATCTTCACTGAACCTTTCGAGCAGCCCGACTCTGAATTTGATCTGTTCCTGAATAACGGTCGCCAGTTGGAGCACTTCCACGAAGGCAATATGACTTATCGCGTCAACGGCATTCGTGAAGAGACTCCTGAGCGCTACATCGAAATCTCTCCGGAGCTCGCCCAGGAACGCGGTGTCGAGTCTGGCCGCTGGGTCCGAATCACCAGCCGGTACGGATCGATCAAAATCAAGGCTCTGGTCACCTCTCGCGTGAAAGGGAATCAGATCTACGTCCCGCTGTTCTCGCGGGAGGGGCCGGTCAATGTGCTGACCGGTTCGCATGCCGACGATGCCACCAACACCCCTGCCTATAAAGAGACAGCCGTGAGGATGGAGTTGCTTAAGGACAAGGGTTCCAACCCGCTGATGCCTCTCAATTTCCGCTATAACGCCAAACCCACGCCACAGATGGGCGTCGAGGTTGAACGCAAGTGGAAGCGGAAGGACTATCAGTTGCCCGGCACAACCAAGCTGGTCAACATCCAGCTGCTTAAGTAA
- a CDS encoding sensor histidine kinase gives MLFPSTPRIAFHSLTVRLLSSVLLFSVCVTLILTVVQLYLEYRHDVSDLELRLDQIGKTNLDSLAERLWALDENQLRLQLTGILRLPDMRAVEVREASNTGNPLVIRLGERSASSTITREYPLLYNAQGQNTRIGTLYVQATLVDLRRRLVHTGWTIFLNQAAEIFLVSLFIVYIFHKQITRHLFAIATFAASYRISDPSPPLQLRRPTRRHEDELQRVVTAFNILSDNLQAAYRSLNDINEQLSRDVAARRQTEAVLREREARIRRLIDADIIGIFLWDIEGLIFEANDAFLLMVGYDRGDLVSGRLRWTDLTPPEWRERDAQQWVAELKMTGRMQPMEKEYLRKDGSRVPVLIGSASFEESANQGVAFVLDLTERKRAEEALREAQANLARVARVTTMGELTASLAHELNQPIAAAVVNAYTCLQWLGRKQPDLEEARAAATRIVGNGKLAGELITRIRSQFEKTAVKREAVDVNEVIREMIALLRSEVMRHNISIRVELADDLPQIIGDRVQLQQVAMNLIMNSIDAMKGVDGLRELIIKSRRPENEHLIVSVSDTGIGLPSQQTEQIFNAFFTTKPHGTGMGLRISRSIVEAHGGRLWASANDGRGATFYFTLPTQTTHTTSVTAA, from the coding sequence ATGCTCTTCCCCTCTACTCCCAGGATTGCTTTCCACAGTCTAACCGTGCGCCTGTTGAGTAGCGTTCTGCTCTTCAGTGTCTGCGTCACGCTCATCTTGACCGTGGTTCAGCTTTACCTTGAGTACCGGCACGACGTCTCGGATCTCGAGTTGCGACTCGACCAGATTGGCAAGACCAATCTGGACAGCTTGGCTGAGCGGCTCTGGGCCCTCGATGAAAACCAGTTGCGGCTACAGCTCACGGGAATTCTTCGGCTCCCTGATATGCGCGCCGTTGAGGTACGTGAGGCTAGCAACACAGGCAATCCGCTGGTCATAAGGCTTGGTGAGAGATCCGCATCATCAACAATCACGCGGGAATACCCACTTCTATACAATGCGCAGGGGCAGAACACTAGGATCGGCACGCTCTATGTCCAGGCCACGCTTGTCGACCTGCGTCGAAGGCTTGTTCATACGGGATGGACTATTTTTTTAAACCAGGCGGCGGAGATATTCCTAGTTTCGCTGTTTATCGTATATATCTTCCACAAACAGATAACGCGTCATTTATTCGCAATTGCAACCTTCGCTGCCAGCTATCGGATTAGCGACCCATCTCCGCCGTTGCAGTTGCGTCGTCCCACTCGCCGGCACGAGGACGAGCTGCAGCGGGTAGTCACAGCCTTTAATATCTTGTCTGACAATCTGCAGGCCGCCTATCGCAGTCTTAATGACATCAACGAGCAGCTTAGTCGAGACGTAGCGGCCCGCCGCCAGACAGAGGCAGTCCTGCGGGAGCGGGAAGCTCGGATCCGCCGCCTCATCGATGCTGACATCATCGGGATTTTCTTATGGGATATTGAGGGTCTGATTTTCGAAGCCAATGACGCGTTCCTGCTGATGGTCGGATACGATCGAGGGGATCTCGTCTCAGGCCGCCTGCGCTGGACGGACCTGACGCCACCGGAATGGCGTGAACGCGACGCCCAACAATGGGTCGCCGAGCTCAAGATGACTGGGCGCATGCAACCGATGGAGAAAGAATATTTGCGAAAAGACGGTAGCCGCGTGCCCGTCCTTATCGGTAGCGCGAGTTTCGAAGAAAGCGCGAACCAAGGTGTTGCCTTCGTGCTTGACCTCACCGAACGCAAGCGTGCCGAGGAAGCGCTGCGCGAGGCTCAGGCGAATCTCGCGCGTGTGGCTCGGGTGACCACGATGGGAGAACTGACTGCCTCCCTGGCGCATGAATTGAATCAGCCAATTGCCGCCGCCGTTGTCAATGCCTACACCTGCTTGCAATGGCTCGGACGCAAACAGCCCGATCTCGAAGAGGCTCGCGCGGCCGCCACGAGAATTGTGGGAAACGGAAAGCTAGCTGGCGAACTCATCACCCGAATCCGGTCGCAGTTCGAGAAGACCGCCGTGAAGCGGGAGGCGGTTGATGTGAACGAAGTCATTCGAGAGATGATTGCCCTCCTGCGGAGCGAGGTAATGCGACACAACATCTCAATCCGGGTAGAACTGGCCGATGACCTCCCTCAGATCATCGGAGATCGCGTGCAATTGCAGCAGGTCGCGATGAACCTGATCATGAACAGCATCGATGCAATGAAGGGTGTGGATGGGCTGCGGGAATTGATCATCAAGTCGCGGCGGCCGGAAAACGAGCACCTGATCGTGTCCGTCAGCGATACCGGCATAGGCCTTCCCTCCCAGCAGACTGAGCAGATATTCAATGCCTTCTTTACCACTAAGCCTCACGGAACCGGCATGGGGCTTCGCATCAGCCGCTCCATCGTTGAAGCCCACGGAGGCCGTCTCTGGGCGAGCGCAAACGATGGGCGAGGAGCAACGTTTTATTTCACTCTACCGACCCAGACCACGCATACGACGAGCGTCACGGCAGCTTAA
- a CDS encoding substrate-binding periplasmic protein has translation MLIGLLMLAILPYWAAADDVVKLVTFPRLRPGAINSYDLALLHEALERTRRDYGDYEVHPFTEDVSFGRAIELATEGRLVNVLSAGVGQTAPSPERDMIPVAFPIDKGLLGYRVAFINRRSEDRLSRVHGIEDLRQLRVGQGSGWGDVRIYEHERIPVETTYDYESLVSMLLHGRFDLFPRGLWEVAPELAEYGTRYPDLAVERHLLLHYPFFEAFYVSRSAPRLASRITAGLERMVADGSFDAFFARHFGKLLADLNLRQRVVIELENPYLPAWVPVKRKELWFDPARLP, from the coding sequence TTGCTGATTGGTTTGTTGATGCTGGCCATCCTGCCGTATTGGGCGGCCGCCGATGATGTGGTGAAGCTGGTTACGTTTCCCCGGCTTCGGCCTGGTGCCATCAACTCCTATGATCTCGCGCTCTTGCATGAGGCGCTGGAGCGGACACGGCGCGACTACGGCGACTATGAGGTGCACCCATTTACTGAAGACGTCTCTTTTGGGCGCGCCATCGAACTGGCAACTGAGGGCCGATTGGTCAACGTATTGTCGGCAGGCGTCGGCCAGACGGCCCCGTCTCCTGAGCGGGATATGATCCCGGTCGCGTTCCCAATTGACAAGGGGCTGCTCGGCTACCGCGTCGCTTTCATCAACCGGCGCAGCGAAGACCGGCTCTCGCGCGTCCATGGCATCGAGGATCTGCGCCAGCTACGTGTCGGCCAGGGGAGCGGATGGGGTGATGTGCGCATCTACGAGCACGAGCGAATCCCGGTCGAGACCACATACGACTATGAGTCGCTGGTATCGATGCTCCTGCACGGCCGGTTTGATCTGTTTCCCCGCGGGCTGTGGGAGGTTGCTCCGGAGCTCGCGGAGTATGGTACACGCTACCCAGATTTAGCGGTCGAGCGGCACCTCCTACTTCACTACCCCTTCTTCGAGGCCTTCTACGTCAGCCGGTCCGCCCCCCGCCTGGCCAGTCGCATCACGGCCGGGCTTGAGCGCATGGTCGCGGACGGCAGCTTCGACGCCTTTTTTGCCAGGCATTTCGGCAAGCTTCTAGCTGATCTCAATCTTCGCCAACGGGTCGTAATTGAGCTGGAGAATCCGTACTTGCCGGCCTGGGTGCCAGTCAAGCGCAAAGAGCTCTGGTTCGATCCGGCCCGACTGCCTTAG
- a CDS encoding DUF1801 domain-containing protein: MNMQKQITEYIATQPESKRSEMQELHDIILALMPTCKLWFLDGKDEKGKTVSNPNIGYGSKIIKYANGKTKEFYQIGVSANTTGISVYIMGIDDKKHLTQTFGHELGKASVTGYCIKFKTLADIKVDVLKAAIQYGIGRTSIQH; this comes from the coding sequence ATGAACATGCAGAAACAAATCACGGAGTATATTGCCACTCAACCGGAATCAAAACGTAGTGAAATGCAAGAGTTACATGACATTATTTTGGCGTTGATGCCAACATGTAAATTGTGGTTCTTAGATGGAAAAGACGAGAAAGGAAAAACCGTTTCCAACCCAAACATTGGATATGGATCCAAAATCATTAAATATGCCAATGGAAAAACCAAGGAATTCTATCAAATCGGTGTAAGTGCGAATACAACAGGCATTTCCGTCTACATTATGGGAATAGATGACAAGAAGCACCTAACCCAGACATTTGGGCACGAACTCGGCAAAGCAAGCGTCACAGGATATTGCATTAAATTCAAAACACTAGCAGATATAAAAGTCGACGTACTTAAAGCAGCAATACAATATGGAATTGGACGGACAAGCATTCAACATTGA
- a CDS encoding carboxylesterase family protein yields the protein MTIAGQSSGSISVNILMASPLAKGLFQRAIGESGGLFEPLQLGPQFLLANAERDGEKYAVSLGAPSVMELRRLPASHFTGNAGGIVHAVIEPYVLPASPYETFAAGQQNDVPLLIGSNSDEARAMVDVSHETAGSFSSDLERSVGELSPALIAAYPHATDEEARRAQLGLERDLRFGWDMWAWARLQAGIGKYPVFYYSFRQQPPFPIGSIYAGWGASHFAELWYVFDHLDQSPWNWTAGDRKLADEMSSYWVNFARSGNPNGPDLPLWPAFTNAGAKVQYFADHSGGALRISTA from the coding sequence GTGACTATCGCCGGTCAATCCTCCGGGTCTATTTCGGTTAACATTCTCATGGCCTCGCCACTTGCGAAGGGCTTGTTCCAGCGTGCCATCGGAGAGAGCGGAGGATTGTTTGAGCCGCTCCAACTCGGACCTCAGTTCCTTCTGGCCAATGCAGAACGCGACGGGGAGAAGTACGCTGTTTCGCTGGGGGCGCCATCGGTCATGGAGCTGCGCCGGCTGCCTGCGAGCCACTTCACGGGCAACGCCGGAGGCATCGTTCACGCGGTGATCGAGCCGTATGTGCTTCCCGCCTCTCCATACGAGACGTTCGCTGCGGGGCAGCAAAACGATGTCCCGTTGCTGATCGGTTCGAACAGCGACGAGGCACGTGCGATGGTAGATGTCTCCCACGAGACGGCAGGCAGCTTCTCAAGCGATCTGGAGCGCAGCGTTGGCGAACTTTCCCCTGCGCTAATCGCAGCATATCCCCACGCGACCGACGAAGAGGCGAGGCGGGCGCAGCTCGGCCTCGAGCGCGATCTTCGTTTCGGCTGGGACATGTGGGCCTGGGCGAGGTTGCAGGCCGGAATCGGCAAGTATCCTGTCTTTTACTACTCTTTTCGACAGCAGCCGCCCTTCCCCATCGGCTCCATTTACGCGGGTTGGGGCGCGAGCCACTTCGCCGAGCTCTGGTATGTTTTCGACCACCTGGACCAGTCGCCATGGAACTGGACTGCGGGAGACAGGAAGTTGGCTGACGAGATGTCCAGCTACTGGGTAAACTTCGCGAGGTCGGGCAATCCAAACGGCCCCGACCTTCCTCTGTGGCCTGCGTTCACCAACGCCGGTGCCAAAGTCCAATATTTCGCCGATCACAGTGGGGGGGCGTTGCGAATATCAACGGCCTGA
- a CDS encoding DUF6632 domain-containing protein, which translates to MNRELALKIVLAVVGLLFIALGYPMVVFIRQAPALSMQFSLYVTLGVFLLLAIRNPSASRSVIAFTAWSSFAHGALMGTQACLNMVARGELIGVAVLVIIGAVLVALAPSKQLLESPSQPGQFHSY; encoded by the coding sequence ATGAATCGTGAATTGGCATTGAAGATCGTACTGGCGGTGGTGGGATTGCTCTTTATCGCCTTGGGCTACCCCATGGTGGTGTTTATTCGACAAGCGCCTGCGCTTTCTATGCAGTTCAGCTTGTACGTCACACTCGGCGTCTTTCTACTTTTAGCAATCCGCAATCCGTCTGCAAGTCGCAGCGTGATTGCCTTCACAGCATGGTCAAGTTTCGCTCATGGCGCGCTCATGGGCACCCAGGCATGTCTCAACATGGTCGCACGTGGAGAACTGATCGGGGTGGCTGTTCTTGTGATCATCGGCGCCGTCTTAGTCGCGCTCGCGCCATCGAAGCAGCTTCTGGAGTCACCGTCACAACCGGGCCAATTCCACTCATACTGA
- a CDS encoding cyclic nucleotide-binding domain-containing protein encodes MITAAELAPIPLFAVLDEPARQRLAQKAADIRVEDGDRVIREGEDPRFFVVLEGSLQVVKDIVGQRRELEQLKAGEFFGEIPILLGTANIVSVLAVTRCRLARFDRQQLQELIRDSASSGTAIFQTMTDRLSMAPQYVKETPSSRVLLVGSCWWGQ; translated from the coding sequence ATGATCACTGCTGCAGAACTGGCGCCCATTCCTCTCTTCGCCGTCCTGGATGAACCCGCGCGCCAAAGACTCGCACAAAAGGCTGCGGATATCCGCGTTGAAGACGGTGATCGGGTCATACGCGAAGGCGAGGATCCTCGTTTTTTTGTCGTTCTCGAGGGCTCACTCCAGGTAGTGAAAGATATTGTGGGACAACGCCGGGAGCTTGAGCAACTCAAGGCGGGCGAGTTTTTTGGCGAGATTCCAATCCTCCTGGGCACCGCAAATATCGTCTCCGTGCTAGCCGTAACTCGCTGCCGCCTGGCGCGTTTCGACCGACAGCAACTTCAGGAGTTGATTCGAGATTCCGCCTCGAGCGGCACCGCCATTTTTCAGACGATGACGGACCGACTCTCAATGGCGCCACAGTACGTAAAGGAGACCCCCTCCTCA